A genomic window from Nicotiana sylvestris chromosome 11, ASM39365v2, whole genome shotgun sequence includes:
- the LOC104242944 gene encoding probable LRR receptor-like serine/threonine-protein kinase At4g30520 — translation MATMFLVLSLLLFSATVSFSYEARNHEVEALIAIRRSLNDPNGALSNWDEDSVDPCSWAMITCSSENLVTALGVPSQGLSGVLSGMISNLTNLKQVLLQNNNISGHIPKELGKLPNLQTLDLSNNHFSGHVPESLGLLNSLQYLRLNNNSLSGAIPLSLARVPQLAFLDLSFNNLTGPIPKFPARTFNVVGNPLICGNHSTETCFGSVNPMPLSMSIDSTDKRRSKRLAVALGLSISFVSIFLIGFGFIFWKRNQNRKQSILNINDMQEEDLVRLGNLRSFTFKELQRATNNFSSKNILGAGGFGNVYRGKLGDGSFVAVKRLKDISGTAGESQFRTELELISLAVHRNLLRLIGYCATPNERLLVYPYMSNGSVASRLRGKPALDWNTRKRIAIGAARGLLYLHEQCDPKIIHRDVKAANVLLDDYCEAIVGDFGLAKLLDHADSHVTTAVRGTVGHIAPEYLSTGQSSEKTDVFGFGILLLELITGMRAFELGKTVNQKGAVLEWVKKMQQEKNVEALIDRELGSNYDRIDVGEMLQVAILCTQYLPSHRPKMSEVVRMLEGDGLAEKWAASHNYDSNKTQIKHSMVPGYDDNDYDHDHLTMFGMMDDDYDTHAMELSGPR, via the exons ATGGCTACCATGTTTTTAGTTCTCTCTTTGCTTCTGTTTTCTGCTACTGTTTCTTTCTCATATGAAGCTCGAAATCATGAAg TGGAAGCTTTAATTGCTATAAGGAGAAGTTTAAATGACCCAAATGGAGCTTTAAGTAATTGGGATGAAGATTCTGTTGATCCTTGTAGTTGGGCTATGATCACTTGCTCTTCTGAAAATCTTGTCACTGCACT AGGAGTACCAAGTCAAGGTTTATCAGGGGTTTTATCTGGGATGATATCAAACCTTACAAACCTTAAACAAGT TTTACTGCAAAACAACAATATTTCTGGGCATATTCCAAAGGAGTTAGGGAAACTGCCCAATCTTCAAACATTGGATCTGTCTAATAACCATTTCTCTGGTCATGTACCTGAATCTTTGGGTCTACTAAACAGTCTTCAATATCT GAGGTTGAACAACAACAGTTTGTCTGGTGCTATTCCTCTTTCTTTAGCAAGGGTCCCTCAACTTGCTTTCTT GGACTTGTCCTTCAATAACTTGACTGGACCTATTCCTAAATTTCCAGCCAGAACTTTCAA TGTTGTTGGTAACCCTTTGATTTGTGGAAATCACTCCACTGAGACTTGTTTTGGATCAGTAAATCCGATGCCCCTTTCAATGTCTATTGATTCCACTG ATAAACGCAGGTCAAAAAGACTAGCCGTTGCACTGGGACTTAGCATCAGCTTTGTCTCTATTTTCCTCATAGGCTTTGGATTCATATTTTGGAAACGAAACCAGAACAGGAAACAGTCAATTCTTAACATTAATG ATATGCAAGAGGAGGATCTAGTTAGACTAGGAAATCTCAGAAGCTTCACATTTAAAGAACTTCAACGTGCAACGAACAATTTCAGCTCCAAGAACATTCTTGGTGCGGGAGGATTTGGCAATGTTTACCGGGGAAAGTTGGGGGATGGCTCGTTTGTGGCAGTGAAACGACTGAAAGATATTAGTGGAACTGCCGGAGAGTCACAGTTCCGGACAGAATTGGAGCTAATTAGCTTGGCAGTACATAGAAATCTGCTCAGGTTAATTGGTTACTGTGCTACACCAAACGAGAGACTCCTCGTATATCCTTACATGTCTAATGGCAGTGTGGCATCAAGACTTAGAG GAAAACCGGCACTAGATTGGAATACTAGGAAGAGGATTGCAATTGGAGCTGCTAGAGGTCTTCTTTATCTTCACGAACAATGTGATCCCAAGATAATCCACAGAGATGTGAAGGCAGCGAACGTGCTATTAGATGACTACTGTGAGGCTATTGTTGGGGACTTTGGCCTTGCAAAGCTCCTCGATCATGCAGATTCTCATGTTACAACAGCTGTTCGTGGCACGGTTGGTCACATTGCACCCGAGTACCTTTCCACTGGTCAATCGTCCGAGAAAACAGATGTGTTTGGATTTGGTATCCTCTTGTTGGAGCTCATAACTGGGATGAGAGCATTTGAGTTAGGAAAAACAGTAAACCAGAAAGGAGCAGTACTTGAATGG GTTAAGAAAATGCAGCAGGAGAAGAACGTTGAAGCGCTCATCGACAGAGAACTCGGGAGCAACTACGACAGGATTGATGTAGGGGAGATGCTACAAGTGGCTATACTTTGTACTCAATACTTGCCATCCCACCGTCCCAAGATGTCCGAGGTGGTCCGAATGCTTGAAGGCGACGGCCTTGCTGAAAAATGGGCAGCCTCTCATAACTATGATAGTAACAAAACTCAGATTAAACATTCTATGGTCCCTGGTTATGATGACAATGATTATGATCATGACCATTTGACCATGTTTGGGATGATGGATGATGACTATGACACTCATGCTATGGAACTTTCAGGTCCAAGATAA